The Trichosurus vulpecula isolate mTriVul1 chromosome 4, mTriVul1.pri, whole genome shotgun sequence genome contains a region encoding:
- the CD244 gene encoding natural killer cell receptor 2B4: MLWKAFTLLIFLVMLQDQGTSGSDMKIISMPVIVGSSIKLQPIRIPQHSESMQFTWFVKLSSTQENFKIWSWRDDSKGTFEGGQFKNRVNVIPENLALFISPAQKNDSGLYFMEITSRSGHVSKTAKFQVSVFDPVQDPKIEVTGESWNNTLCHVNLSCFVHGNNNLTYTWYRGREQIKAPGNHAHVQLYIQASNTENYYTCNASNPVSSRSHTVNLTWVCASTVHSSTQELWFLLVLGFSVIPLVILLLSIIVCLYVTRKRKKRRKQVADTNMTNYTKINHSMPQRNQVQNCCATEEGNTCYSVVQFPQQPPASSPASQDKTVYSSVQFSKRSFSKQMNPSSSHSTTIYQEVQRPNRLSRKELEMFCVYS, from the exons ATGCTTTGGAAAGCTTTCACTCTCCTCATCTTCCTTGTCATGCTTCAGGACCAAG GAACATCAGGTTCTGATATGAAGATAATTAGCATGCCTGTCATCGTGGGAAGTAGTATCAAGTTACAACCGATTCGTATTCCGCAGCATTCAGAAAGTATGCAATTCACTTGGTTTGTGAAACTATCTTCAACTCAGGAAAATTTTAAGATATGGAGTTGGAGAGATGACTCAAAGGGTACATTTGAAGGTGGGCAATTTAAAAACAGAGTTAATGTCATACCTGAGAACCTGGCCTTATTCATTAGCCCAGCTCAGAAGAATGACAGTGGCCTCTACTTCATGGAAATCACTAGTCGGTCAGGACATGTTTCTAAAACTGCCAAGTTCCAGGTTTCTGTGTTTG ATCCTGTCCAGGATCCAAAGATTGAGGTGACTGGAGAGTCATGGAATAACACCTTGTGCCATGTGAACCTGTCTTGCTTCGTCCATGGGAACAATAATTTGACATATACCTGGTACAGAGGGAGAGAACAAATTAAAGCCCCAGGGAATCATGCCCATGTACAGCTCTACATCCAAGCCAGTAACACTGAGAATTACTATACTTGCAATGCCAGCAACCCAGTTAGCTCAAGGAGCCATACCGTCAACCTTACTTGGGTATGTGCTAGCACAGTTCACAGCTCAACCCAAG AATTGTGGTTCCTGCTGGTTTTGGGTTTCTCTGTGATTCCCCTGGTCATTCTACTTCTCAGTATCATTGTCTGCCTGTATGtaacaagaaagaggaagaagaggaggaagcaagTAGCAG ATACGAACATGACAAATTATACGAAAATTAATCATAGTATGCCCCAGAGAAATCAG GTGCAGAATTGCTGTGCAACAGAAGAAGGAAACACCTGCTATTCTGTAGTCCAATTTCCACAACAG CCTCCTGCTTCCAGCCCTGCTAGTCAAGATAAAACAGTGTACTCATCAGTCCAGTTCTCCAAGCGT TCTTTTTCCAAGCAAATGAACCCCAGCTCATCCCATTCAACTACCATCTACCAAGAG GTCCAGAGACCCAACCGACTGTCTCGTAAGGAGCTGGAGATGTTCTGCGTCTATTCCTAG